The Edaphobacter flagellatus sequence TATCGGTTTGTGCGTGCGAAGGTTGCAGTCACGTAAAACGCGGTGAACGCAGAGGTGAAAAGGGAGTCAGATCGATCTCCGTGCGCTCACCCGCCAGCAACTGGCCCATCGCATGTGCCGTTGCCGGGGCCAGCAGAATCCCATTGCGGTAGTGCCCTGTAGCAACAAACTGATTCTCCGCAATCTGGCCCAGCAAAGGGAGGGAGTCGGCAGTTGCTGGACGCAGCCCGGCCCAGGTCTCCAGTGCAGGCGCATCGGCTAGTGCGGGCAGCAGCTCCACTGCCTGCGAACGAAGCCTGGCAATGTCAACGGGATGTACCGTCTTATCGAAGCCGGCATTTTCTACGGTTGCTCCGATAATGGCGCGAGTTTCCTCTGCTTCGGCCGTCCGCGGAACTATATAGATATCCGGCGTCCGTATGACGAGATGAAGCGGGAGAGAGGGCGGCAGTGCAACAGCCAGCATCTGGCCCTTCCGCGGTGTGACACGTAGATGAGCAGGAATCGTTGGCGTAAAGCTCCACGCCCCGGTGCAGTCGACGAAACGGGCAGGGGTGAGCACCTCGCCCTTGGCGTGGACCTCGACGCTCTTTGGCCCAGACCGTGCAAGCCGGATCGGCGTACTGCTGCGCAGGTCGATCGAGGTGGCACGTACGGCTGCAAGCAATGCTGCGGCAAGCTCGCGAGGAGCCAGGCTGTTTTCATGAAGAAGCAGGAAGTGGCGTCCGGACGTGCGAAGCCCCGGCATCAGCAGCGCGAGCGTGTCGGTGCCAAGCAGCGCCTCTTTAGGAATACGGTGATGCTGCGGGTTGATGGCCTGCAGCGTGGTGCAGGTATGAAACGGTACCGGGATACCGCCCAGCTCAAAGATACGATCGAGAAATGCCGGATAGAGCGACACGCTGAGCCGCGATAGTTTAAGCAGCGTCTGTGGATTCTCCGGGTCATTTGACGCCAGCATACCGGCGGCGGCGGTCGATGCTTCGGCGAGTGGCTCTGCCTGATCGAAGACCGCAACGCGAGCTCCGCGCCGGTGAAGCTCAAGAGCCAAGGACAGGCCGATGAGTCCGGCTCCCGCGATGCAGACATCAGGTTGAGGCATATATTCCAGTCTAGCCGCTCGAGAAGATATAGTCTGAGAGGCAGCATTTTGCACCCGATGGATTTGAGGCTGAATCGAATAGCCGTTCGTCCAAACTGAGCATCCCCTGAGGAGAAAGCGATGAGTGAAGAAGGATACGTAGAAGAGCGGTCAATCTCCGGAGCGCTGCTGGCGGCGATAGCTGTTTCTCTGCTGGCCGCACTGGGCGGATTGGTATGGTGCTACTCCCTGCAGAAGGACCTGGGCGTCGCACAGAAGAACCTGGCGGCGGAGACAGAGAAGAATGCTGAACTGTCTCAGAAGCTGGATGCGACCAACGCGCGCCTGCGGGCTACCAGCGAGACCCTGGGCCAGAGCGTTGGTATGACGCAGAAGCAGATTGAGCTGAAGACGCAGAGCATCATTGCACAGCAGAAGATAGCCGATGCCCGGCTTGCTGAAGCGCAGGCTGCGACACAGAAGCAGCTGGGCGCAGTCTCCAGCGAGGTATCGACCGTCAAGACGGATGTCGGCGGCGTGAAGACCGATGTTGCGGCGACGAAGACAGACCTGGAGGCGACGAAGACCCAGTTGACCCGCGTTATGGGCGATGCTGGAGTGATGAGCGGCCTGATCGCCAAGAATCACGACGAGCTGGAGATCCTGAAGCATAAGGGTGACAGGAACTATTACGAGTTCAGCCTGCAGAAGGGAGCTCAGCCGACGCTGCTTTCCACGATCAAGCTGCAGTTGAAGAAGGCCGACCAGAAGCACTCCCGATACACGCTTAACGTAAGCGCAGACGACAAGACGATCGAGAAGAAGGACAAGGGACTCGACGAGCCAGTGCAGTTCTACACCGGCAAAGACCCCGTGTTGTATGAGCTGGTAGTGAACTCGATTGAGAAGAACAAGGTGTCGGGCTATCTTTCGACGCCGAAGAACAAGCCTGTTGCCCAATAGCTGAAAGTTGCACCAACGCAGAACGGGGGACGCTTTGGCGTCCCCCGTTCTTGCTTTGCCTGTGGTTGTTTACTTCTTCTTGGCTGCCTTCTTAGCTGCTTTCTTCGCGGGCTTTTTTGCTGCCTTCTTGGTTGCCATTTGCCTATTCTCCCTAGTGATTAGACATCGACTACACAACAACGCTGCATTGCAGCTAACGAAGGTATAGATTTACGAAAATTTACTGTCAAGAAAAATCGGATGCTTTGCGAAATTTTTTTTGAGCGGATGAAGCTGGGAACAGGAAGCGTTACTCACACTTTTGCGTCATACGAAGTGCGCGCTCCTCTGCAACACGTATGCGATGCAACTTATACTGGCGCGTCTGGTCTTTGATGCACGAAGGAGAATTTCAATGAACGATGTCGTGATTGTGTCGGCGGTGCGAACACCAGTAGGCAAATTTCAAGGTGCTCTCTCTGATCTTTCCGCGATAGAGCTGGGAGCAATCGCAGTGCGCGAGTCAGTGCGAAAAGCCTCTGCCGATGCGGGTTTTAGCGCTTCTGTCGATGAGTGCATCATGGGCTGCGTTCTTCCTGCGGGTCTCGGTCAGAACCCTGCGCGACAGGCTGCGCTGCGTGGCGGACTCAGCGATACCGTCTCTGCGCTGACGATCAACATGGTGTGCGGAAGCGGTCTGCGTGCTATCGCTCTTGCGGCGCAAAACATTATGACGGGTGATGCCGAGGTTGTCGTCGCCGGCGGTATGGAGTCGATGTCGAACGCTCCGTACCTTCTGCCGGCAGCGCGCAAGGGAATGCGCATGGGCGACTCCGCCGCGGTCGATTCAATGGTCCGCGACGGTCTGTGGTGCGCCTGCGAGAACTATCACATGGGCATCACCGGCGAGAACGTCGCGGAGAAGCACAGCATCACGCGCGAAGAACAGGATCGCTACGCGCTCGAATCACACCGCCGTGCTGCGGCCGCCTGGCGCGAAGGCCGCTTCGACGCCGAGGTCATTCCGGTTGAAGTTGCAGGCAAGAAGGGCGCTGTCACCGTGGTGAAGCGTGATGAAAGCGTGCGCGAGGATGCAACACTTGAAGCATTAGCTGCTTTGAAGCCCGCTTTCAAAAAGGATGGGACGGTCACCGCCGGCAATGCTCCTGGAGTGAACGATGCAGCCGCAGCAGTGGTTGTGATGTCGGCAACGAAGGCTAAAGCACTGGGGCTGAAGCCATTGGTGACGATCAAGGCACACGCCACCAGCGGTGTCGCGCCGAAGTGGGTGATGCTGGCTCCCGTAACCGGAGTCCAGAACGTGCTGAGGAAGGCGGGATGGGACCGCGACGAAGTCGATCTGTATGAACTGAATGAGGCCTTCAGCGTGCAGGCTCTGGGGGTAACGAAAGAGCTTGGCTTGTCGCTCGACAACGTGAATGTGAACGGCGGAGCTGTGGCGATCGGACATCCGATCGGAGCCAGCGGAGCCCGTGTGCTGGTGACGCTGGTTCACGAGATGATCCGGCGGGATGTGAAGAAGGGCGTCGCAGCGCTTTGCTTGGGAGGCGGAAATTCGGTTGCTTTAGCGGTAGAACGGTGAATGTATGCGCCAAAAAATACTTCTGCGTTTTGGACTCACTGTGTCGATGTTATTCCTCGCTGAGAAGCGAGGACAAGGGCAAGTGTTGCCACCAAACACCGGAGACACGTGCAGCAACGTAACAATGCTTGATTCGAGGCCTTTCTCAGTGCTTTCGACAAGTGTTAAGTCGGAGATACGTAAAGCCCTGGCACCCGATATTCTGGCTTTTGCCAAAGCTACCGGCATCTCTAGGGAAGACGGGTTCGATCTAGACAAGGTCAGACTGGATGCACTTCAGATACCGGTAAACAACAAGAAGAACAAGCTCTACATTGTTCACTGGGGCGATATGCTGTTTGGAGTCAACGGTGCAATCTGGATCGTTGAGGTGAATTCCCATAAGGGCCGAAACCTAATAGCGCCGGATGAAGGTAGGAACCGTGGAAGATCCTTCTCCGGCTGGGGCATGCAGACTCTCTCCAGCGAAAATGGGTCTTACCCCGAGCTTATGTTCGCATCAAAGGGATACTACGCGGGCGGTGGGGCGAAGGCCGATGCGCAATGTGTGCGGAAGGTAGGGGCGTTCTACAAAATTAATACATGCCCAGCAGGTTGCGACGACAATCTGAATAGCAGGTAATCGACTTGCAAATTAGTTAGCACTCAATGATGTTCAGCGCGAGTCCGGCGAGCGACGTCTCCTTGTAGCGGGACTGCATATCGAGTCCAGTCTGGTACATCGTTGCGATTACCTGGTCGAGCGACAGCTTGTGGCCTAGCGTCTCGTGCATGGCCATGCGGGTAGCGTTGATGGCTTTTACGGCTCCCATGCCATTGCGTTCGATGCAGGGTATCTGGACAAGCCCGCCGATGGGGTCGCAGGTCATGCCGAGGTTGTGTTCCATGGCGATCTCGGCGGCGTGTTCAACCTGATCGTTTGTTCCTCCCAAGGCTGCGACCAGTCCACCTGCGGCCATCGAACAGGCGACGCCGACCTCGCCCTGGCAGCCGACCTCAGCGCCGGAGATCGAGGCGTTCTCCTTATAGAGGATGCCGATGGCGGCTGCAGTGAGGAAGTAGCGGACGATGCCTTCTTCGTTGGCTCCGTCGATAAAGCGCATGTAGTAGTGGCCGATGGCGGGGATGACGCCTGCGGCTCCGTTTGTTGGCGCGGTGACGACGCGGCCTCCGGCGGCATTTTCTTCGTTGACGGCCATTGCATAGACGGTGACCCAATCCATCGGCGCAAGTGGATCTTTGGAGCCTTCCGTCTCGAGCCGTCGAGCCAGTCGCGGAGCACGGCGACGGACGTTAAGACCTCCGGGAAGAATGCCTTCGGTGGCGAGACCGCGTTCGGTGCACTGCTGCATCGTTCGCCAGATGGTAAGGATGCTGGCTTTGACCTTGGCTTCCGAGGTTGTCACCAATATGCTGTTTGCCGGTTGCGGCCGGTTGATGGTGATGTCGGAAAGTAGTGCGACTTCATTGGCTAGCAGCAGTTCGGCAATCGAGAGGTTGTGCTGCTTTGCAGTTGCCAGCAGGTTAACAGCGCTGCGGAACGGATACGGGACTTGCCGGGTTGTGGATGCGGCCGAGTTTTGCTGTGCTTCGAATTCGGCGGCGGAGAGGATGAAACCTCCTCCGATGGAGTAGAAGACATCCTGTGCGAGCAATGCTCCGGCGCTGTCGAAGGCCGAGAAGCGCATTCCGTTCGGATGTGTCGGCTTATCCGCATCGGGATACATCTGGTCGCGGTGGAAGATCAGGTGCTCAGCTTCGGTAAAGGGAATCGCCTCAAGGTCGAGGAGGTAGAGCGTTCCAGTGTCGCGAATGGCGGCGAGCTCAGCCTCGATGATGGCTGGATCGACCGTGTCGGGCGCTTCGCCATTGAGGCCGAGAAGGATGGCGCGGTCGGTTCCGTGTCCGTGTCCTGTAAGGGCGAGCGAGCCGTAGAGATCGACGGTGACGCGGGCGACGTCGGTGAGTTGGCTCTTGGCGTCGAGTGACTGGACAAAGCGGAGTGCCGCGCGCATCGGGCCGACGGTGTGAGAACTTGAGGGGCCGATGCCGATCTTGAAGAGCTCGAAGAGACTGGTATTCACGGTGACTATTGTAGGCGTGAAGGATGAAGAGCGGCGTGCTGCTGTCCAGCCTTTGGGAGAGTTCTGCGACCTTTGTGCAGGCTGAGGATGCGGAGCCGGATGCTATACTCGGCGAACATTCATCGCTTGAATATTTACTGCCTCAAGGACACATCAGGCTTACGATGCTTTTCAAGGCCCGCAGTGCAGCTGTCTATGGAATCGATGCTCACCTGATCGATGTTGAGATCGACTTCTCCCAGATCAAACTCGACAAAGAGATTTTCAGCACGGTCGGCCTGCCGGATGCAGCGGTGCGTGAGAGCCGCGACCGTGTGCGGTCGGCAATCAAGAACTCCGGCTTCGAGATTCCTCCGACGCGGATCACGATCAATCTGGCACCTGCTGATCTGAAGAAGGAGGGTTCGGGCTTCGACCTTCCGATTGCCATCGGAATCCTGGGAGCTTATGGCGCGCTGGCGATCAGCGATCTAAGCGACTTCCTGCTGGTAGGCGAACTTGGGCTCGATGGAACGGTTCGCGCCGTTCCGGGAATGTTGCCGATTGCGGTGGCGGCGCGCGCAAACGGGATCAGAAACCTGATCGTTCCAGCCAGCAACGCGCGTGAGGCTGCCGTGGTTGAAGGCGTGAATGTCTATGCGGTGAAGACGCTGCTCGAGGTGCGTGAGCTGCTGAACGCCTCGGCGAACGGAGCAGCTGGCGTGTCTCCGCTGCAGATGCAGGCGAGCGCGCTGCTGGAAGAGACACAGCATTTTCCTTTCGACTTCAAGGACGTTCGCGGACAGCATGTTGCCAAGCGCGCGCTTGAGGTGGCGGCTGCAGGCGGACATAACATCCTGATGATCGGGCCTCCAGGCTCGGGTAAGACGATGCTGGCGAAGCGACTGCCTTCGATTCTGGCTCCTCTGAAGTTTGAGGAGGCGCTGGAGACGACGAAGATTCATTCGGTCGCAGGCGTTCTGGACGGCGAGCAGGGGTTGGTTGCGCATCGGCCGTTTCGGTCACCGCACCATACGATCTCGGATGCGGGGTTGATTGGCGGAGGAATGGTTCCGCGGCCGGGCGAGGTTTCGCTGGCGCATAACGGGTTGCTCTTCCTGGATGAGTTGCCGGAGTTTCCTCGCAATGTACTCGAGGTGCTGCGGCAGCCGCTCGAAGATGGTACGGTGACGATCTCGCGGGCGGCGATGAGTTTGAGCTTTCCGGCTCGGTTTATGCTCGCGGCGGCGATGAATCCGTGTCCCTGCGGTTATTTCAACGACAGGCGTCGAGAGTGCATGTGTACGCCGCCGATGATCCAGCGGTATGTTTCGAAGGTTTCGGGGCCTCTGCTGGACAGGATCGACATCCATATAGAGGTTCCGGCGGTCGAGTACAAGGAGCTTCGCGGTGGTGCAGCGGCTGAGGGCTCGACGGAGATTCGCGAGCGGGTTCTGGCGGCTCGGCAGCGGCAGCATGATCGGTTTGGCGAAGTCGAGTTGAAGAACGGCGCAGGCAAGTCGAAGGTGCGGCGCGTCTTTTCGAACGCGCAGATGACGACGCAGCAGATCCGTACGTTCTGTGTGCTGGAGCCGGAGGCCGAGCGGATGCTGGAGCGGGCGATGCAGCAGCAGGGGCTCAGCGCTCGTGCGCATGACCGGATCTTGAAGGTGGCGCGGACGGTTGCCGATCTGGATGGCGCCGGGAATGTGGGGACGAAACATATCGCCGAGGCGATCCAATATCG is a genomic window containing:
- a CDS encoding NAD(P)/FAD-dependent oxidoreductase, which codes for MPQPDVCIAGAGLIGLSLALELHRRGARVAVFDQAEPLAEASTAAAGMLASNDPENPQTLLKLSRLSVSLYPAFLDRIFELGGIPVPFHTCTTLQAINPQHHRIPKEALLGTDTLALLMPGLRTSGRHFLLLHENSLAPRELAAALLAAVRATSIDLRSSTPIRLARSGPKSVEVHAKGEVLTPARFVDCTGAWSFTPTIPAHLRVTPRKGQMLAVALPPSLPLHLVIRTPDIYIVPRTAEAEETRAIIGATVENAGFDKTVHPVDIARLRSQAVELLPALADAPALETWAGLRPATADSLPLLGQIAENQFVATGHYRNGILLAPATAHAMGQLLAGERTEIDLTPFSPLRSPRFT
- a CDS encoding acetyl-CoA C-acetyltransferase — protein: MNDVVIVSAVRTPVGKFQGALSDLSAIELGAIAVRESVRKASADAGFSASVDECIMGCVLPAGLGQNPARQAALRGGLSDTVSALTINMVCGSGLRAIALAAQNIMTGDAEVVVAGGMESMSNAPYLLPAARKGMRMGDSAAVDSMVRDGLWCACENYHMGITGENVAEKHSITREEQDRYALESHRRAAAAWREGRFDAEVIPVEVAGKKGAVTVVKRDESVREDATLEALAALKPAFKKDGTVTAGNAPGVNDAAAAVVVMSATKAKALGLKPLVTIKAHATSGVAPKWVMLAPVTGVQNVLRKAGWDRDEVDLYELNEAFSVQALGVTKELGLSLDNVNVNGGAVAIGHPIGASGARVLVTLVHEMIRRDVKKGVAALCLGGGNSVALAVER
- a CDS encoding L-serine ammonia-lyase codes for the protein MNTSLFELFKIGIGPSSSHTVGPMRAALRFVQSLDAKSQLTDVARVTVDLYGSLALTGHGHGTDRAILLGLNGEAPDTVDPAIIEAELAAIRDTGTLYLLDLEAIPFTEAEHLIFHRDQMYPDADKPTHPNGMRFSAFDSAGALLAQDVFYSIGGGFILSAAEFEAQQNSAASTTRQVPYPFRSAVNLLATAKQHNLSIAELLLANEVALLSDITINRPQPANSILVTTSEAKVKASILTIWRTMQQCTERGLATEGILPGGLNVRRRAPRLARRLETEGSKDPLAPMDWVTVYAMAVNEENAAGGRVVTAPTNGAAGVIPAIGHYYMRFIDGANEEGIVRYFLTAAAIGILYKENASISGAEVGCQGEVGVACSMAAGGLVAALGGTNDQVEHAAEIAMEHNLGMTCDPIGGLVQIPCIERNGMGAVKAINATRMAMHETLGHKLSLDQVIATMYQTGLDMQSRYKETSLAGLALNIIEC
- a CDS encoding YifB family Mg chelatase-like AAA ATPase: MLFKARSAAVYGIDAHLIDVEIDFSQIKLDKEIFSTVGLPDAAVRESRDRVRSAIKNSGFEIPPTRITINLAPADLKKEGSGFDLPIAIGILGAYGALAISDLSDFLLVGELGLDGTVRAVPGMLPIAVAARANGIRNLIVPASNAREAAVVEGVNVYAVKTLLEVRELLNASANGAAGVSPLQMQASALLEETQHFPFDFKDVRGQHVAKRALEVAAAGGHNILMIGPPGSGKTMLAKRLPSILAPLKFEEALETTKIHSVAGVLDGEQGLVAHRPFRSPHHTISDAGLIGGGMVPRPGEVSLAHNGLLFLDELPEFPRNVLEVLRQPLEDGTVTISRAAMSLSFPARFMLAAAMNPCPCGYFNDRRRECMCTPPMIQRYVSKVSGPLLDRIDIHIEVPAVEYKELRGGAAAEGSTEIRERVLAARQRQHDRFGEVELKNGAGKSKVRRVFSNAQMTTQQIRTFCVLEPEAERMLERAMQQQGLSARAHDRILKVARTVADLDGAGNVGTKHIAEAIQYRTLDRGYWS